In Populus trichocarpa isolate Nisqually-1 chromosome 12, P.trichocarpa_v4.1, whole genome shotgun sequence, a genomic segment contains:
- the LOC7493190 gene encoding UPF0481 protein At3g47200: MGENDRLKSPSIPIEKLRQDILIIIRDDLETSFRSEQCIYEVPSALRDRKEDAYTPRVISIGPIHHYSEKLVAMEIQKRRYLKEFCRLRVEKEQEELLETLLRTISSQEDHIRRCYAADSSKLSGDQFVMMVLLDAVFIFELFLRNEEYLGDNSNYQDDFIIGQPWLRAAIRRDLILLENQLPFSTLNELYDCAMSTTHCKPFMYLSFRYFDKYKKTSEPSQKILHFTDLVRCFLSFKHPDLKIDQNAEPIKTLYSAKMLQQAGIKFKPLPNVSLLDIRAWKPLSKVQTPLSDKKGKLLMPSLEIDNNTECLLRNLIALEQLHYPGEEYICRYVKLLDFLVDLDNDVDLLIENKVIVSKLGDSKAVAELINGLCREMVEVSSTFDPLSKLLNDYYDSSWNKNKAYLVSVYFKNIWTGTGTVVGSLILLVTVTRFILYLLRY, translated from the coding sequence ATGGGAGAAAACGATCGATTAAAAAGCCCTTCAATTCCAATTGAAAAGCTGCGCcaagatattttaattattattcgaGATGACTTGGAGACTAGCTTTCGGTCTGAGCAGTGTATCTATGAAGTTCCTTCAGCACTTCGTGATCGAAAGGAAGATGCCTACACTCCTCGAGTAATCTCTATAGGCCCTATTCATCATTATAGCGAAAAATTGGTGGCTATGGAAATTCAGAAACGGAGATATCTGAAAGAATTTTGTAGACTGAGAGTGGAAAAGGAGCAAGAAGAACTTTTGGAAACACTTCTGAGAACCATTTCAAGTCAAGAAGATCACATACGCCGTTGCTATGCAGCTGATTCCTCGAAGCTTAGCGGCGATCAGTTTGTGATGATGGTTCTGTTAGATGCTGTATTCATCTTCGAGCTCTTCTTGAGGAATGAAGAATACCTGGGCGATAACAGCAACTATCAAGACGATTTTATAATAGGCCAACCCTGGTTGAGAGCTGCGATTCGACGAGACTTGATATTGCTTGAAAATCAGCTGCCATTCTCTACTCTCAATGAATTATATGATTGTGCAATGAGCACGACCCATTGCAAACCTTTCATGTACCTTTCCTTCCGGTACTTTGATAAGTACAAAAAGACATCCGAGCCCAGCCAAAAAATACTACATTTCACAGATTTGGTGAGATGTTTTCTATCATTCAAGCACCCGGATTTAAAAATTGATCAGAATGCAGAACCGATAAAAACTCTTTACAGCGCAAAAATGCTGCAGCAGGCAGGAATTAAGTTCAAGCCATTGCCGAATGTATCCCTGCTTGACATTAGAGCCTGGAAACCTCTCTCAAAAGTTCAGACACCGCTTTCAGATAAGAAAGGTAAGTTACTTATGCCTTCCCTTGAAATCGACAACAATACCGAATGTCTCCTCCGAAACCTCATTGCGTTGGAGCAGTTACATTATCCAGGAGAAGAGTACATTTGCCGTTATGTTAAGCTACTAGATTTTCTCGTGGATCTTGACAACGATGTGGATTTGCTCATCGAAAATAAAGTTATTGTTAGCAAGCTAGGTGACAGTAAAGCCGTGGCGGAGCTTATTAACGGACTTTGTCGAGAAATGGTAGAAGTTTCTTCCACTTTTGACCCTCTGTCCAAACTGCTGAATGATTACTATGACAGCTCCTGGAATAAAAACAAGGCGTACTTGGTAAGTGTGtacttcaaaaatatttggacAGGAACTGGAACTGTTGTTGGATCTCTCATCCTGCTGGTCACCGTGACACGGTTTATCCTATACCTTCTACGTTATTAG